GGACCGCGATAGAAGTGCCAGTAGGCATATACGTGGGGATGAACGTTGGACTGATGAAGAGCCACCTGATTCTATGGCTGTTGATGAGGATAATTATCAGGCAGATGTAGATGGTGAAGAAAGATGGCACATCAGAGATTTACGCGAGGGAAAGGCAAAACCTGGTAACAGATCCCTAAGGGAAGAAGATCATGATGAGAATGCTAGAGATGACTTATCAAGACGCAGGGTGAATCGTGGGTGGACAAGACACAGAGGACGAGGAAGGGTTACTGAGGGTGTTCCAGAGAATGAAGCAGCTTTGACCTCTCCAGGGTCCACAAATAGATTGGGTGGGCAATCTCGGAACAGAAATTTATTCCGAAATCAAGAATCGATAAGAGCACCAGATAGCAAGAAGAATCTGAGTAGGACTAATGTTGATGGTTTTGTGATGGAGAGGGATGAAAATGATGAATGTTTCCTAGAATGTAAAGTCGGCTCCAAGGATATCACTGACCTGGTGAAAAAAGCTGTTATAGCTGCTGAAACAGAAGCAAAAGCAGCTAATGCTCCAATCGAAGCCATTAAAGTAGCTGGTGATGCTGCTGCAGAAGTAGTCAAGAGTGCTGCTTATGAGGTTTGTCTTCAGTTCTTATCCTGTGTAGTATTTTACGAAGTCTTTGTTGATTTTTATCTTAACACCATCCCTACGTATCTCAGGAGTTTAAGAAGACAAATGATGACGAGGCTGCAGTTTTGGCTGCTTCAAAAGCTGCATCCACAGTCATTGATGCTGGTATTGCAGTTGAAGCTTCAAGGTTGGTGTGTTGTTTTTGTGTATGAGCCATCCCCAATTGATGACTGGAAAAACATTTTATTTTGCCTTCATCTGCGACTTTCCGTGATTTACAGTTAACTTATAGTAATGTGGTGCTGAGACATTGTAGGAGTGTTATTTCTGAAGCTGAATCACATGATATTAAAGCAACAACACAAGAAGCAAATGAGGATGTCGATGAATTCTTCATATTGGATAGCGACTCTCTTGCAAAGTTGAGAGAGAAGTTCTGCATCCAGTGTCTTGTTATTTTGGGAGAGTATGTTGAAGTACTTGGACCTGTGTTGCACGAAAAAGGAGTCGACGTGTGTATTGCGCTGTTGCAGCGCAATTCCAAACATAAAGAGGGGGGCAAGATTTCGCTTCTTTTGCCTGATGTTCTGAAGCTAATATGCGCTTTGGCCGCACATCGGAAATTTGCTGCAGTATTTGTGGATCGTGGTGGCATGCAAAAATTGCTTGCTGTCCCAAGAGCTCCTCAGACTTTCTGTGGTCTTTCTTCATGCTTATTCGCTATAGGGTCAATTCAGGTAACTGTCTCTCATCCATCACTTTACTCCTTTTAATGTTATATTTTGGTTGGGTATACCCTGAATCTTGATTAATAATGACTTATTAAAATAAATCTTGATTCATTATGGCTCTAGAAATTTTAGTTGCTGACTGAATGAAGTCCGTAACTTCTGAAAAATGATTTCACAGGGAATAATGGAACGTGTTTGTGCCCTTCCTTCAAACATTATTCATCAGATGGTTGAGGTGGCGCTTCAGCTTCTTGAATGTCCTCAAGATCTAGCCAGAAAAAATGCTGCTTTATTTTTTGCGGCTGCATTTGTTTTCAGAGCTGTTCTAGATGCTTTTGATGCTCAGGATGGATTACAGAAAATGCTTAATCTTTTGCATGATGCTGCAGCAGTGAGATCTGGAGTTTCTTCTGGGGCATTAACTGCTTCAGGGTCATTACGAAGTGATAGATCACCACCAGAGGTGCTGACAGCATCTGAGAAGCAGATAGCATATCACACCTGTATCGCTCTTCGCCAGTACTTCAGAGCACATCTTCTCTTGCTGGCGGATTCAATTCGTCCTAATAAAAGTGTTCGCAGTGCTGCTCGAAATATCCCAAGTGTTAGGGCTGCGTATAAGCCCCTTGACATTAGTAATGAGGCTATGGATGCAGTTTACCGTTTAATACAGAAAGATCGAAAACTTGGTCCTGCATTTGTCAGGGTCCGCTGGCCTGTAGTCGACACGTTTTTAAGTTCCAATGGGCATATTACGATGTTGGAATTATGTCAGGTAGTACATGCTTCTATAAAACCGTTCATTCTTTTGTACTTGCATATGCTTTCTGCTTTACTTACTATATTTTCAAATGTAGGCTCCACCTGTTGAGCGTTATTTGCATGACTTGCTTCAGTATGCGCTCGGTGTACTTCATATTGTCACTTTAGTACCTTATAGCCGTAAACTTATTGTAAATGCAACATTAAGCAATGATCGCGTGGGTATAGCTGTTATATTGGATGCAGCAAACAGTGTTGGTTATGTAGAACCTGAGGTATGGTCTCAATGAACTCTTCTCATTCTCTCATAATGCGATTCGATGCTTATCCATTTATTTTGATATTGGTAGATTGTTGAAGCAGCATTGAATGTGTTGGTCTGTCTCGTGTGTCCTCCACCTTCAATCAGCAACAAACCATCTGTATCTACGCAAGCACAGCAAACCATTGCTAACCAATCTGCAAATGTTCCTGGTGGGGAGACCAGAGAACGGAATCCAGAAAGGAGCGAGACCAGGGACAGAAATGCTGAGCGGTTTATTCCAGATCGAGCTGTTAATGTCTCCAGCCAGAATGAAAATAGAGAAAGGAGTACAGAATCTACTATACCTGACCGTGGAAGCGCAGCAGTTCCTGGCACATCCGCGGTCAGTGGTACTTCTCAAGCGCCTGTGTCTACAGTGGCATCAGGATTAGTTGGAGAACGAAGAATTTCATTAGGTGTTGGAGCTGGTTGTGCTGGCCTTGCTGCTCAGCTGGAACAAGGATACCGCCAAGCGAGAGAAGCTGTTCGGGCCAACAACGGTATTAAGGTCCTCCTGCAGCTCCTCCAACCCCGGATTGTTACTCCTCCAGCTGCAATTGACTGTCTTCGTGCTCTTGCTTGCCGAGTACTTCTTGGTTTAGCAAGAGATGATACAATTGCACACATATTAACAAAACTTCAGGTAGGCTTGCCTTGGGCATGATTGCTCTACTCATTTTGACCTCTGCTAAATAAACTAAGAAAGGAAAATGAAAATGAACGTGAAGTACCATGCACAATATACCTATTTGAATGTTTGCATTTTCTGCCTTTTAAAAGAATCTATATTCATTTTTCTGTCTCCAATTTCCCGCGTGGTTGACATCATTGATTTCAAGGGTTGATTGTAATAACTGGTGTATGTGATTTTGTCTGTTGTTATATTTATTCTTACATTTCTTACCTTCAATGTTTCTTGAAATGGTTAAAGGGTTGATCCTTAGTTGAAATCAGTCAGTTCAGCAAATGGAAAGCTGCtaatttcttcttattttttttataaggtaaagGTATCAATGAATAAAGTACCAAGATGGTACACAAAGGTACATGACAGAAGGCTCAAAAGAGCCTATTACAGTATCCCCCCTAGCATCTCTAGAAAATCCTAGTATTCTTCTACATTTTCCAGTATGCTACTCTTACACCAAAAGTATAAATTGTGAAGATCCTTTTGTTCTTAATTCTAGAGACATCACTTCCCTGTCCTTCAAAGCATGACTTGTTACTTTCCAACCATATCATCCAAAAGATGCAATGATGCATGGAGGGACAGTTCTCCAAAACTGTTGCTGCCTTTTATCTATCCCTTGGAGAAGTGCTAAATTCTTAAGAACATTGAGCCGAGTAAGGGATTTCAATCGTGGAAATATTGGGCTtgaaaataaatactcaattggaAGCTACCCGTGGATGCGTTTCCAACCATTTGCTATATCTGAAACCACCGCTATCTGCACTAGTTGCTCTCATGAAGTTATAGTGCTGGCTTGACTGGAACTCAGTAAAAGATTATAGTTTGATACACTGGTGCTTAATGTAACGTATGGTGTTAAACCAGAAGATGGTCCAATGGACAAGGGAAAGGGTATGCATCCAACAAAAGGAAAAAGACGAGGCAAGTAAAAGGAGAAAGCTGCTGGACTTGTTTCAGATCATTGTCCTATGCTTTTAGATACTGGTAGAATAAGTTGGAGAATCTCCTTTTTTGAACCAAAAATATGTGGTTGTAACCGGAAGGGTTTAAGAATTGGTGAAATTATAGTCCGAGAGATTTACAATCCAGGGGTGACCTAGTCTAGATTAGCGGCAAAGCTAGACTTGCTAGACTCTGTGCTCCGAGAAATTCTTTCGTTTTAGTCTACTGAGGAGGTGCGACCTTTTTCTCCTTTTATGTCACATAGCTTTtccttgtgggattacactgggttttttgttgatgatgatatcACATCGCTTTTCATTTCCTCGATAGGAGTCCttatctcccccccccccccccaaaaaaaaggatAGAGTCTTGCAGGGTCCATTCCGTCCTAGGTTAAAGGTGAGTTTATCTGAAATGTTCTTGACTTGGTGGTGGTAGGAACCGATCAGTGCCAACGAGGAGGGGGACAAACAGGGGCTTCACCTGATATCCAAACAGTGGAATGTGGAATTGTTTGGTAAGGTGAAACACATACATTTAAGTCTGATGCAAGAATTAAGATCGTTGGATTAAACGAGGTTAAAGGGCAAAGTAGGATGGATGTTGATAGCTCTAGAGATAAGCTGGGAGCAGAAGTCGTGTCAAGAATACCAGGTTCTTACACCGCCAAAATGCACAAAGGATAAACAACTTTATTTAAAACTCTAGATAGATTAAAACATGTTGGAAGGGGAGAGTGAATCAAAGAAGGTATCACATATTACTACCCGTCCAGCTATGAAGAACACGAGGAGGGGAGACCAAGTATTGAATGCATTACCTTTAAGGAAATCAATTTCGATGAAGAATTAAGCTCTTAGGGCGGATTTTTGAGAGGGTGCAGGAAGCGGTGTGGAGTTGTGCTAGGGACATGGCACAGTAGTAATGGTTTCACTCTTGCCTTCTCCCACTGTTTTTGGGAAGTGGTGTAAGTTGATGTTTTCTTATTCTTAGAGGATTCTTAGCGGTGTTGCATCTTGAAAGAAGCCTTAACTCCTTAGTCATTGTTTTGTTATTGTATAACCCACGTCATCTGAAACTTTAATCTGTTAGACATGATACATTTTAAGTTATTTATTTTTGGGTCTTTCCCACGCCTTCAGGTGTGGCTCTGATACCTTTTTATGGGTCAATCATGTCTCCCTTTTTTTTAATAGCGGGTGCTAGTAATACTCGTTAGGACCTCTGCATGCTCTAATATCATGTTCGTAGCCACCTCATCTAAATGTTAAGCTGTCGGAGAAAGCAGCTTCCAGATGTgtaagtatggttttagtttgtGAAATTTTGAATGGTTCATCAACAATATATTTCACATTCTTTGCCAAGAAAAAGAACCAGACCTATGCATGAAGGGGCATTAAAATAGAAGTGTCTATATAAATGAGGTACTTACTCTATCCCAGAAAAAGAGGATACAACTTGTAGCCAGACTCCACTTTGGATTTTGCAATGGATGAAAAGAATTATTGACCTATTATCGTAGTAGCAATATTTACAACATCATTGCATGGGTACTTGCAACATCACTAAGTTGGGGCATTTGTGGGTGGAAGACAAATCCTAGATGCGAGTTGTTGCAAATAAGGTCGTGGGTTATTGATTTTCTTTATTGTTCTCATTTTCAAGGGGATATGCTAGGCAGTGACTTGACTGTAATAAATTTGCTTTATGTCTTAGTTCCATGTTGCAGATATGTAGATAATTTTCCAGTTAGCACAAACATTTAACCTTTCTCTAGTTTCTGTATACTTGAAAATCAATGTCCAAGATTCATCGTGGATGCCCTTATGCAACATCAGTGCAAAAGATTTGGTCTTCTGGTGTTGGTGATGTTGAAATGTACTTAGTTACATTGTTCTTTTTGTGGTTTTAGGTTGGGAAAAAGTTGTCAGAACTCATCCGGGATTCAGGAAACCAGACTCCCAGCAGTGAACAGAATCGATGGCAAGCAGAACTTGCCCAGGTGGCCATTGAGCTTATTGGGGTAAGAAAACACTTCTATCTCTTTCTGTACAATTTTTAATACTTGAATTGGAAATAGGGGCTTGGATACGAAGAAGTTGGATGATAATTTTGAGTTTtatgatctctctctctctctctcttttttttttgggggggggggggggggggcagggACTATGACAGAGGGATGTATTTTCACAGGTTTTCTCCTGTGTTTAAGCAAACAAATTGGACGATCATTTTGATGGTCTCTTTGGGGGATGGGAAATGAGAGGAGAGATAGAGAAATTTCACTGGCTTTCTCCTGCAATTAAGTATTTCTACTCCTTCACATCTGGATTTTGTTTTGTTGGCTATCTAGTGTCAATCTTATTAAGTATTTCCCCCTCCATTGTTAACTCTTTGTTAATCCATGCTTCTTAGGTATGACTACATGTGATTATGTGCATTACACTAATAATTTTGTAAGAATACATGTGTAGCTCTAATGTTGGCTTAGATTAACACACACTCACACTTGTATGTTAAGTACTAAATTCGCGCTGAATAGAGTAGTTGGTTTGATTAGCAAGCAAATGATGAGGAGAAAATTTGAATAGATTATGGACTACTAATTGGAAAAGATGCTGCATCTCATTATCATTATGCGCAGTTGTATCAGTTTATTTGAGTTTAATTTTTGGAGAAAGGGAGTTACGATTTAAGGATCAGGGttaacaaaaatccaaaaagtaGGTCAAGACATTTGGGATGGCGAGAGTGATATATTAGTTTTTTGGAATGCTTATACCGAGTGATCTTGCAAGTGTGCTCTGCAGAGTTGCCTATCattcctttcctttttttttttttattaattgaGGTGCAATGGTGTCTTTTGTAATTTGATAGGTTGTAACTAATTCCGGGCGTGCAAGTTCGCTAGCTGCTACAGATGCTGCTACCCCAACATTAAGGCGTATAGAGAGAGCTGCTATCGCTGCTGCTACTCCAATCACATATCATGCAAGGTAAATTGGTGTTTGCTCCAACCCAATTAAATTTGAGGATCATGGTTTACTTCTTTTTTCCTTTACTAGTTTCTGACCTCCTTTGTCTTTGAGTTCAGGGAACTTCTACTCCTCATCCATGAACACCTACAAGCTTCTGGTTTGACAGATACTGCAACTATGCTTCTACAGGAGGCTCAGCTGACACCTTTGCCATCTTTAGCTGCTCCGTCATCTCTGGCACATCAAACATCTGGGCAGGAGACGTCGTCAGTTCAAATTCAGTGGCCTTCTGGTCGTGCACCTAGGGGCTTCATATCAGTTAAACCGAAACTTGCATCACTCGATGAGGATAGCGAACAAAAATCTGAGTCGATTCTCTGTTCTTCAAAAAGGAAACCGTTGGCCTTTTCATCTGCACGTAATCAGTCCTCAAAAACTCTTCCTGGTGAAACCTCTCCAATGACATCAGGTTGCAGGTTCGGTGCGAGAAAGTGTGTCACACCTACAGCCACAGCAGAAACTCCATCTCTATCTTCAATAAAATCTGGTGGAGATCCAGACATCATGTTTAAAACTCCCATTGTATTGCCAATGAAACGTAAGTTAACTGATCAGAAGGAAGGTGCATCAGTACCATTAGGTAAGCGACTCAATACTGGGGAACATGCAATCAGGTCTCCAGTCTGTGTTACTCCAAATGCGGTCCGTAGAAGCGGTCTACAATCGGATCCTAATGTGCCTTCAACACCAAATTCTACTGTGAGAGAGATCCATAATCGACCTGGTTCAAGTACTTTTCCAACTGAGGGTGATGATAGCCTGTGCAGCAATGGTATGCTGACTCCAATGGTGTCGTCTTCTCAACACGGTCTTCTAAGTGATATACAACCCTTGAATGCAGAGCGTTTGACCTTGGACTCTGTGGTTGTTCAGTACTTGAAGCACCAGCATCGCCAATGTCCTGCTCCTATCACAACGTTACCTCCCCTTTCGCTCTTGCACCCTCATGTCTGTCCTGAACCAAAACGAAGCCTTGATGCACCATCAAATGTGACATCCCGGCTTAGTACTCgtgaatatagaagtttgaatgGTGGGACACATGGAAGGCGTAAGGATCGACAATTTGTCTACAGTAGATTTAGACCTTGGCGAACTTGTCGGGATGATGCTGGTGTCTTATTGACATGTGTCTCTTTTATGGGAGATTCTTCGCAAATTGCTGCTGGCACCCATTCGGGGGAGCTGAAAATTTTTGACTCTAACAGCAACAGTATCTTGGAAAGCTTCACCAGCCACCAGGCACCTTTGACACTTCTACAGTCATACCTTTCTGGTGAGACTCAGATGCTCCTGTCTTCAAGTGCTCATGATGTGCGGTTATGGGATGCAACTTCTGTTTCAGCTGGGCCTAGGCATTCATTTGAAGGTTGTAAAGCTGCACGATTTAGCAATTCCGGTACAACATTTGCTGCATTATCTGCAGAACCATCCCGGCGTGAGATTCTTCTATATGACGTTCAGACCTGCCAAGTGGACTTGAAACTTACAGACACATCCAGTATCCCTTCGGGTCGTGGACATATGTATTCTTTACTGCATTTTAGCCCATCAGACAATATGCTTCTCTGGAACGGGGTTTTATGGGATCGTCGTGGTTCTGGCCCAATACATCGTTTTGATCAATTTACTGACTATGGCGGCGGGGGCTTTCATCCTGCTGGCAATGAGGTAAAGATATTTCACTTATTTTCCTTTGGGTGGATAATATTGTAAGCCTGATGGTAAATCTTTTAAACAGTAGTTCATTGTCACCTTTGTGGATCTTTAGTTTTAACTTTGCTGAAACTCTCATCTCTGTATAGGTCATAATAAACTCTGAGGTATGGGATTTGCGGAACTTCAGGCTTCTGCGAAGTGTACCTTCTTTGGACCAGACAGTAATAACATTTAATGCGAGTGGTGATGTGATATATGCCATCTTGAGGAGAAATCTTGAGGATGTCATGTCCGCTTTCCAGACACGTCGTGTTAAACACCCACTCTTTGCTGCTTTCCGTACGGTAGATGCTGTTAACTACTCCGACATTGCAACCATTCCAGTAGACCGTTGTGTCCTTGACTTCGCGACGGAGCCAACTGATTCTTTTGTTGGGCTAGTCACCATGGATGACCAGGATGAGATGTATTCTTCTGCTAGGGTGTATGAAATTGGTCGGAGGCGGCCAACAGATGATGATTCAGACCCTGATGATGCTGAAAGCgaagaggaggaagaagatgatgatgacaTTGACGAGGAAGCAATCCTTGGAACGGATCTTGATGGGGATGGTGAAAGCGATGCTGATGATATGAGCAATGATGATGATAGCGTGAGCGAGCTTGATGACGAAGAGGATGAAGACGGAGACTTCATTGTAGATGGTGTAGACTTTGGTGGTGGAGCTGGTATATTGGAGATTGTAACGGACGGTGAAGATGATGATGACAGTGAGCTTGTTGAATCTTTTAGTAGTggggatgatgatgatgatgatctcTTGTAGTTGATTTAGGTTGCTGGAAAATAGATGTAATCAATGGATAAATTATCATATAATTTGCTTGGCAAtgtaacatttttcatgtattTTAGGAAGGGCAAAGTTAATATTTTTTTCCGCCAGTTTCGAGTTCTTTTCCTGTTTTATCCATGGCGAGGCTTCTGTGCATATGAATCAGAAATGAAAGAGATTATGCTTTTTGGTCCACTTCATGTTTGGAGATTTGTTTTGGTGTCAAGTGATCAGAAGATACAGAAATCTCTTTGTTTACCGGTACACTTATATTTTGGATTTAAGACAATGGCACATATATACAGCTCTAAAGAACAATTGACACTCATTTAGCCAATAATTGGCATTAGTATCCGCAGCCTAAAAAAATTGGCAATGAATAACTCCTACATATAATTTTGCCCCtctttctttacatttttcttaACCCGCCTTAGACATCTTTTTCATTAACCCCTTGGTTACCCATTAAAATTTTTAGGTGGTCTTTTATAGCCAGAAAAACTAGCAGGTCGCTGAAAAGTTCCATTTTTGACACATTTTTCATACACGGTATACGGGAAAGATAtacatggaagatgtacttcttTTTAGCCGGAGAAAATGACACACCGTCGGAAAGTTCCATCTTCAACACTTTTTCCGACTATGTATATTGCGTTGTATATACTTGTTATCATTGTATATCACACATCCAACAATGTGTATGAGGATGTTGTACGGTATATGAGGATATACAACGGAATACACACACATGTATACATGATATACACCACTTCAAACGTCCATTTTCACACACCATCTACCATATCACCACCACAAAAGCATCGTACCACCAATTATTCCATCGTAACAATATAAATACTATTTCAATtagggatggcaatggggcggTGCGTATTTGAGCTTATGTGGGGCGGGGATGGATAAATGCGGGGAGGGGCGGGTTAAaaacattttaaaaaaatttaatgcGATTGCGGGTTAGATATGTTTCAGCGTTGCTCCTTCCTGCCAATTTATATCACTCAGCACCTAGCCTGCCATCTCCGACGATGTGATAAAGCTCACAGACTTGTTCCATCCCTTATACTCTATGAAACGgacctgttttttttttttttttttttttttttttttttacattttctCACTTCTTTTCTCTCTTTTAATTATCTCATTTAACCAAAAATGAAACGATTAAATTATCTTCAAATCTCATAGATCTGAGTGTTTGTACTTCTCATTTCTGTTctaatttctttttcttctttagacTTTTCATTAAACTCTATACGATGCAGTAATAGAAGAAAAATGCGGAAAGTAAATGTTCTTGCAATCTTTCATTGAACataaaatttaatttatttatttattgaggTATTATATTATTAATACtaaaagaaaatttaaaattattaagTTAAAAAGTTAGTTTGAGAAATCAAACATACATATACACGTTcaatatttaaatatattatatactCTCTCATCGACACATTAAAGGTCACTAAATGATCAGATTGATAGTTTATGCGGTAAAATTGATATTACATGCACTTAAAAAATTCATATTTAGTCTTATCCATTATAAGTTAACTTATGTTTAGTCATTTTTATTTTACACCTTTTAAACTAGTCAATACTGGTATGTGAGTTGAAAAAAAAAACCAATTCGAGAAAAAAAAGAAACGGAGAAAATATGTTTTAGTTTTCGTGATATACAttatagaaattggaaattttgttATGCGGCGCGGTGTGGGGCAGGTTGAATTTTTGCGGGTTGAGGTTGAAccgccccgccccgccccgccccATTGCCATCCCAATTTCAAtccaaaaaaaaaggaagaaaaagaagcTTGAAATCTGCTGAAATTGAGGAAAAGTCACAGATCTGCCAACCTAAGGGGAATAAAACTTGATGCTCCGATGGAGATCTTTCGTTAATTATCTCCATAGTTTAACCAAGATTCTTCTTCCATTGGCTCAACTTATTTGTGTGAGCGTAGTGGTATTTTTGGTGTCACCTGTCCTTCTCTGCTAAATGGCGTTTGGATAAGATAAATCAAGATTCTGGGGCATAGGGCAACAGTGATTCTAATAAAATGTTATGCAAGGATGATAACTCACACtccataaattttaaaattcttcctttatttcttaattttaaattttaaaagatTCTGGGGCATAGGACAACAGTGATTCTTGCTCATGTCAATACTAGTGCAAAAGTGAACAAGATTCAAACTTTGATTGACCAAAAACATAAAAGAATGAGAACATACTCCCGAAGAAAATATATTGTAACACACTCCAAATATTACAAACGATTAACGGAGTTTCTATTGCAAACTGAGAGCAAAATTACAATAGAACTTAGGAAGAACCAGAAATGCATAAAAAGAATAAGAGGAGGATGGGAAACAGACTCTGACAGAGGAAAAGGGGATGAGAGAAAAACATACGAAACTGAATACAAAATAGCCTACTTGTTCCACTACTATTCTGCTACTAATAATAACGACATTCTCTTGGCTACCACTAATCTCTTGACACCTGTCCTTCCAGATTCTACACAAAGTCCTTCAGCAAAGTATTGGGCTTTTTGTTTCGCTGGCTTTTTCTCAGTTTTGCCTCAGGCCCAATGTTTtcattgtcacgatcccaaatcaCAAATGTCGTGATGGTGCTTATCATGATACTACGAAAGCCGATAACTCACACATACCAACATCTTAAATTCAAAATATACTGAAATAGGTTTAAGTATGTAAGAATCTCATAAAAAATGGATGAAAACGCCACAACTTAATacaaaatttcccaaaacccgggtgtcactaagtacatgatcATCTATTTAATAACATAGTCCGGTACACTGTCTAAGAAAGTAGAACAGAATAAGTAAAACTAAGAGACAGGGGAGGAGGGTCAAGGTCTACGGATACCAAATCatctacctcgataatctccgaacAGGTAAAACTCCACGACCAGCAACCACCGtgcccgaaaatacctggatatgcacacgaggtgcagggtatagcgtgagtacaaccaactcaataagtatcgtaaataaacaaggcaaggtaagagaagcttaaaTTATTGAGGATACTGGTTATTCCAGTGTAATTCTGCCTTTTTAAACCAACACAGAATAATATTTAGAACTAACTCATCAAGCTTCGTGAGAAGAATAACCGTGTGTGCATAGTTTCTCAAATACCCTGCTCAGACAATGTTATGGCATGTAGAGGAAGGAAACAAGTAAATtagataaatgatcaagaaaatacaagttcCACACACCGCCTCAAtgcgagctcccaaaatcaaattgtgaaatTTTACTCTAACCCTCgtatttgaaatatttaagtaTGCCCagatgtccttcttcgcgatcgcgaagcacaaatcctAAGCTGCCAAACTTTACCCTACGCGAACGAGGATAAGACCACGTGAACGCGATGCACTGCCTTCCCAGACCTATGCGATCACAAACATCATCATGCGATCATGATTAACAAATCCGCGTGAACCCAGTCTCCTCTtttcctcttcacgaacgtgacTAGACCCGCGCATTCGCGATTCACTGCCTGACTATCCTACACGATCACAAACTCCTGCTCGCGAGCGCATAAAGAAAAAACCCTAGCTGCCCAaataagccttcgcgatcgcgaataaggaaACCAGGCG
The DNA window shown above is from Nicotiana tomentosiformis chromosome 8, ASM39032v3, whole genome shotgun sequence and carries:
- the LOC104100958 gene encoding DDB1- and CUL4-associated factor homolog 1 produces the protein MEEERPQQQSVAAAEGEEERHPETTPAEDQEEEEETGGGGDEDEEEAENDELIMKAQALMEKITAAPDNPNPNTIHALSSLFETQESRYMEESGHSASNNSRSSHNVGRLGNLIRDNDEFFELISSKFLSERRYSVSVQAAATRLLFSCSLTWMYPHVFEDTVLENLKSWTMDDTTRLSGDDHYWKHETGDRRSFDSEMLKTYSTGLLAVCLASGGQVVEDVLTSGLPAKVMRYLRIRILGETTTSQRDATALVDGKASSTGTGVRAREECRSRLRQVAESSHLDITRVAEDGFHGDQVMDKDRDRSASRHIRGDERWTDEEPPDSMAVDEDNYQADVDGEERWHIRDLREGKAKPGNRSLREEDHDENARDDLSRRRVNRGWTRHRGRGRVTEGVPENEAALTSPGSTNRLGGQSRNRNLFRNQESIRAPDSKKNLSRTNVDGFVMERDENDECFLECKVGSKDITDLVKKAVIAAETEAKAANAPIEAIKVAGDAAAEVVKSAAYEEFKKTNDDEAAVLAASKAASTVIDAGIAVEASRSVISEAESHDIKATTQEANEDVDEFFILDSDSLAKLREKFCIQCLVILGEYVEVLGPVLHEKGVDVCIALLQRNSKHKEGGKISLLLPDVLKLICALAAHRKFAAVFVDRGGMQKLLAVPRAPQTFCGLSSCLFAIGSIQGIMERVCALPSNIIHQMVEVALQLLECPQDLARKNAALFFAAAFVFRAVLDAFDAQDGLQKMLNLLHDAAAVRSGVSSGALTASGSLRSDRSPPEVLTASEKQIAYHTCIALRQYFRAHLLLLADSIRPNKSVRSAARNIPSVRAAYKPLDISNEAMDAVYRLIQKDRKLGPAFVRVRWPVVDTFLSSNGHITMLELCQAPPVERYLHDLLQYALGVLHIVTLVPYSRKLIVNATLSNDRVGIAVILDAANSVGYVEPEIVEAALNVLVCLVCPPPSISNKPSVSTQAQQTIANQSANVPGGETRERNPERSETRDRNAERFIPDRAVNVSSQNENRERSTESTIPDRGSAAVPGTSAVSGTSQAPVSTVASGLVGERRISLGVGAGCAGLAAQLEQGYRQAREAVRANNGIKVLLQLLQPRIVTPPAAIDCLRALACRVLLGLARDDTIAHILTKLQVGKKLSELIRDSGNQTPSSEQNRWQAELAQVAIELIGVVTNSGRASSLAATDAATPTLRRIERAAIAAATPITYHARELLLLIHEHLQASGLTDTATMLLQEAQLTPLPSLAAPSSLAHQTSGQETSSVQIQWPSGRAPRGFISVKPKLASLDEDSEQKSESILCSSKRKPLAFSSARNQSSKTLPGETSPMTSGCRFGARKCVTPTATAETPSLSSIKSGGDPDIMFKTPIVLPMKRKLTDQKEGASVPLGKRLNTGEHAIRSPVCVTPNAVRRSGLQSDPNVPSTPNSTVREIHNRPGSSTFPTEGDDSLCSNGMLTPMVSSSQHGLLSDIQPLNAERLTLDSVVVQYLKHQHRQCPAPITTLPPLSLLHPHVCPEPKRSLDAPSNVTSRLSTREYRSLNGGTHGRRKDRQFVYSRFRPWRTCRDDAGVLLTCVSFMGDSSQIAAGTHSGELKIFDSNSNSILESFTSHQAPLTLLQSYLSGETQMLLSSSAHDVRLWDATSVSAGPRHSFEGCKAARFSNSGTTFAALSAEPSRREILLYDVQTCQVDLKLTDTSSIPSGRGHMYSLLHFSPSDNMLLWNGVLWDRRGSGPIHRFDQFTDYGGGGFHPAGNEVIINSEVWDLRNFRLLRSVPSLDQTVITFNASGDVIYAILRRNLEDVMSAFQTRRVKHPLFAAFRTVDAVNYSDIATIPVDRCVLDFATEPTDSFVGLVTMDDQDEMYSSARVYEIGRRRPTDDDSDPDDAESEEEEEDDDDIDEEAILGTDLDGDGESDADDMSNDDDSVSELDDEEDEDGDFIVDGVDFGGGAGILEIVTDGEDDDDSELVESFSSGDDDDDDLL